In Devosia litorisediminis, one genomic interval encodes:
- a CDS encoding ABC transporter permease — MSTTAILARQSRWSTFRKETLRAVTAIAVALLVTIIVVLLTSKAPLEALNTLLTAPASKPRTIGLWFDDVAKLTVTGLAFSLVFQARQFALGVQGQIYVGALASSYVALSPIGPTFAAIPLGIAAAMLAGAAWGFIPGLAKAKLGANEIVSSLMLNYIAIELCNFLVRVQLRERPGVLTSLKFPDAAVFPPLIPGTRIDLGLILALVATVLVWFALYRTSWGLKLRLVGHNARFAEYAGIKSSLIMVSAMTAAGALGGMLGAMFVQGQTYGKITVLFEGGLAFEGILVAIVARSRPLAVPVVAIFYGYLRQGAQLMNIRTDVPAEVIGVVTAIIILLVSSSFSMPGKKWLSAQFGRRAQPAGLSADGAAK; from the coding sequence ATGAGCACGACAGCAATCCTTGCCCGGCAGTCTCGCTGGAGCACTTTCCGAAAGGAAACGCTGCGCGCTGTGACCGCGATCGCGGTGGCGCTGCTGGTCACCATCATCGTGGTTCTGCTCACCTCCAAGGCACCATTGGAGGCACTTAACACGCTGCTGACCGCTCCAGCTTCCAAGCCCCGTACTATCGGCCTGTGGTTCGATGATGTGGCCAAGCTCACAGTGACCGGGCTGGCCTTCTCCCTGGTATTTCAGGCCCGTCAATTTGCCTTGGGCGTTCAAGGACAGATCTATGTCGGTGCGCTCGCTTCGTCCTATGTGGCGCTCTCGCCCATTGGGCCCACCTTTGCAGCCATTCCGCTGGGCATTGCTGCGGCGATGCTTGCAGGTGCCGCCTGGGGGTTCATCCCAGGTCTTGCCAAGGCCAAATTGGGGGCCAATGAAATCGTCTCGTCGCTGATGCTGAACTATATCGCGATTGAGCTGTGCAATTTTCTGGTCCGCGTGCAACTGCGCGAGAGGCCAGGCGTCCTGACATCGCTGAAATTTCCAGACGCCGCCGTTTTCCCACCCCTAATTCCAGGCACCCGCATCGATCTGGGCCTCATTCTGGCGCTTGTTGCGACGGTTCTCGTCTGGTTTGCGCTTTATCGCACGAGCTGGGGTCTCAAGCTCCGTCTTGTCGGTCACAATGCCCGCTTTGCGGAATATGCCGGCATCAAGTCTTCGCTGATCATGGTTTCGGCCATGACTGCTGCAGGTGCTCTTGGAGGCATGCTAGGGGCAATGTTCGTGCAGGGTCAGACCTATGGCAAAATCACCGTGCTATTTGAGGGCGGTCTGGCCTTTGAGGGCATCCTTGTTGCCATCGTCGCCCGCAGCCGGCCACTGGCCGTGCCTGTTGTGGCGATCTTTTACGGCTATCTGCGCCAGGGTGCGCAGCTGATGAACATTCGTACCGACGTGCCGGCGGAAGTGATCGGAGTTGTGACCGCCATCATCATCCTGCTGGTATCCTCCTCCTTCTCGATGCCAGGCAAGAAATGGCTGTCAGCGCAGTTTGGGCGCCGGGCGCAGCCGGCAGGCCTGTCAGCCGATGGAGCGGCCAAATGA